ACGTGTTTGATGGCAAAGGGGAGAAGACGCCGCTGGTCTTCCTCCATGGCCTCTTTGGCTGCAAATCCAACTTTCACTCCATCGCCAAGTCTTTGGTTCAGAGGACGGGCAGGAAGGTAAAACTGTTGTAGATATTCTACAGTTGACGTTTTATACGCACAATGAACATACAGACCCATGTTAATGAAgttccattcatttttaataccaAGCTGTACCATATGACCATAATTATGGATTGTTTATTTCATAAAGCAAAAGATTCTATTGCTAACCCTCCAGAACTTATTTTACACCTCTTCTGTAAATCGCATCCACCTTTTCCTGAGGTCATTTTCAAATGGGACTAGTTGTTGACTCTTTTACATCAGAGTAACGCTCTCTAGTTTACTATTTCATTTATCAAGGACTTGACAAACATCTCTTATGTTCATGTTAGATGATGAtatcaaattttttattttagaatatatttCAAAACCCCCATGTGTATTCTAGTTTGACCTAACTGCCCTTTGTCCAGTCAGGTGCTTACTGTAGATGCacgtaaccatggcaacagcccGCACAGTCCTATCTTGACCTATGAGGCGATGACCAATGACCTCCAGCATTTACTCAGTCAGTTGCGTATTGGGAAATGTGTCTTGATTGGCCACAGCATGGGAGGCAAGGTGGCCATGACAACAGCTCTTTTACAGGTTTGCTCATATTCAAACTGATCTAACAGCAGTTATTCTCATATTTTTctatatagactttttttggAGCATCACCAAGCAACACAAATAactcatctcttttttttttttttttgtatcccTCCCTTCATTACTATACCCTGTTAAAATCCTGGTCCAGCCAAATATAGTGGAGCGGTTGGTTGTGGTGGACATAAGTCCTGCTCATACCTCTGTTCACACCAACTTCCACACCTACATCCGGGCACTGAAGGAAGTGAAGGTTACTGGTAATCTTCCTCGCTCCACAGCACGTCGACTGGCCGAAGATCAACTCCGGAAACACATTAAAGTGAGTTGGCAGAACATTACCAGGTACAACCAATATAAAAAGACCAGGAATCGTTGACTAAATgttcacatactgtatgtgtatgaatTCTAAAATAAAAGTTGACGTCACATGACGTCTTTGATTAAACTTTCAGctctatagatttttttttaaatcagctgaTGTTTTGATTTAGTTGgatattttttctgaaaattttATTGCACACTGTAATTAATAATGTCtgttatttaatgaaaaagCTTTTCTGAACTTTGAAGAGTCAAACCtaaatttttaatgaatataatatttattgtgcAATCCTAAGCAATATTTAATGCACAATGATTTCAATACATTATCACACAATGctaaaataaagtataaaatgttgttgttgtttttttttgctcagcttGTTCTAAATTGCTAAATCTTTTACATGTGTGTCTGTTGTTATAAAGGAACACACTGTGAGGCAGTTTCTTCTGACTAATCTGGTGGAGCAGAATGGTGACTATGCCTGGAGGGTCAACCTTGAGGCTATCTCTAACCACATGGAAGACATTCTGAATTTCCCAGAATTCAACCAGTGCTACAATGGTCCAACCCTGTTCCTAGGTGGGAACAACTCCGACTATATCACGTAAGGCATTCGCTCAATCGACATTCAACAGTTTGTTAAAGACTAATCAATCTCACAAAGCCACAAACTCAGACACCTCTGTCTGACTGGAAAAAACACTGGCTGGTTTGGTCAGACTCTTAACATCAACACCATGGATCCATGGCCCATCTCTATGTTGTATCAGCATAGGCTTATTTGACCATCACTTGGCTTTCCAGTCACTGCTTCCAAATTCCCTAGAATGACTTGTGGGACGTGGTAGAAGAGGATGGGATGCATCTTCTGACAAATCTGtagaaatgtcatgaaaattatTGTAAAAGTTTGGACCAAAATCTCAAAGCAACAGCCCTGACATCTTGAGGAATCCATGCTGTACAGAACAGATATTGTTTTGAAAGGAGCTGGGTACCTCGGCCAGTGTATTGTGTCATTTAAAGTCCACAGAGAGGATCTGCATCTATTGAAGTACCAAATCAATTATGAAcatcaaattaaaatgttattctcACCAAGAACCCAAATTACTATCGACCAAAATGAGCATATCAATTTTTGTACAAATGCTGCTAATGACTGTTCCCTAAAGTACAACTCTCCATGGTAAGAGTTGTGCTGGCGAGTCTCAATTCAGTCCTGTCCTTGTCCCCAGGTCTGAGGACTACCCAGAGATCCAGCGACTCTTCCCTAACGCAGATATCCAGTATATTCCAGATGCCAGTCACTGGATCCATGCTGACAAGCCCCTAGACTTCATCAGCTCTATAATCACCTTCCTCCAGTCATAGTCAACTGTGTAAATGGCCCATATTTTAAGCACATGATATTAGTGAGTTTTACTAAATGTTTGACCTTGTTCTGCTAATAGAGAATAGTCTTATTTCATTCATCAGTGTTAATTAATGTGCATGCCTGTCATAGTTCTGTTTTCGAAGAGGTTAAAGCATTTTTGTCAGCTGACTCATTCATTGTACATTTCGTTCAGTTTTACTTTAATGATGTGGTTGTTGGAAAAAATGTGAACACCAGCCAGACCCTGACATACCCATCAGTGTAACATTAAGCACAATGCCTCCAGTGAACACTCTTATATCTTACACATATATAACACTAAGATGCATTTATATTATGTGTAAGTATTGTTTCTTACAATAACTATATATAGTATTTCGATGAATATATGCTGCAATTATTGatgttaaaatgtttgcatTGGCGACTGGCCATGCTACAGTTCACACAGAGAGAACAGACCAAAATCAGGGCTTGATGTAAATCTGCTGATTCTTTGTAAAGCTGCCACCCTTTGGGGATCTAATATTTGTTCATGTGTAAGTGGCCATCAGTAATTGTAGGTTGTTGTGTGTACTGCCCACAATCATTGGGGCAGGAATGAATAtttgtggtgatttttttttttttttcccgtttgttgaaaatgtttttttatttttttgttctgtacaTTGTGCTTTGATGAGGTTGTTGAAATATATTACAGTTGTATGTAATGgagattaatattaaaaaaatataactcACTGGTATCTATGAATTATCTTTTTGGAATAGGACTGCTGTTAATGGTCGGCAGAACAGTCAAAACATTTGTCGGTGGAGGCAGAACAAGTACTAACCAAAGCAAGGAATGCAATGTTCTGTGGCGCTAATATGCTGTCTGAGCTGTATATACAGCTTTTTTAATGATCTGTCATTAGAACCAGGAGTTACCCTATATCGAAGccaacatttattaatttactgacatcaactaaaacaaaaccactgtgCTGTTTCATGGATATTTCATTGAGGAATTGCAGAGGATGAGATCTGAGTAAATGGCATGGGAAAGGCACGGTTTTATCATTCCAGTGAGATGGTTTGGAAAGTGTTCTCTCCGCTTTCACCCGCTGCCACTTGGCTGGCTCTGTGGTCTGCCTGTGACGGGATGTCACCCAGCTGATTGGCTCTGCCCCGTCTCAGCTTTTCTCTCCAGCGTTGTGCCACAGGGGTTATGGGAACTGGGGACTGAGATGGGGAGGCTTTTGGGGGCGTTTTGTTCCCTCTTTTGAATGTAAGGAAGCGGCTGGACTTCTTCTGGTTCTGTTCCTCTTGTTGCTGGCTCAGAATCTGCTGCTGGAGAATCAGCTGGACATCCTCCTGAGAGTCAGAGAGAGCCAGGCAGGGGGCAAAAAGGGATTAGGATCCAATGGGCATCTATTCAGAGTAAAATGAAAGCCCTTTTCATTGTGGTGGGTACTGTGATATAACAAAgaaagatataataataaaacagaaacaaaacaacaatgcaATTTTATCAGATCCATGCAAAAACAAGTGGGGACGCTATTTATCCTTTATCTGTTCTGTACCTTCCAGGCCTCCAGCTCCAAAGACAGCTCCAATCGGTGCTGGACAGCTTCCAGGAGCTGGTTGTTCAGTGACATCATCTCCGTTTTGCTGCGAAGCAGCTCTGCTTCCATTGCTGACTTTCTGCTCAACAAAAATCACAgcgttcaatcatttaaaaagctTGTTTGAATGTGCCAGTTGAAGCAAACCTCCATCTGAGGAGCAACTCACTTGGCCAGAGCCTCATCTCTGTCCCGGAGAGCCTGCTGCAGCACGGCACTGCCCCCATCTGTTCGCTCCGCCTGTGGAGGACGGAGGAGAGGCTCTGTTACGACTGTCTGTAGGAAGTAAAAGTGCAAACCCGCTTACGTGTGTCTGCAACTGACTTGTTTGGTGTGATCGAGGGCTAGTGCCCGTGCCACGTTTCGGAGTTGACTCAGAACGGCGTCCATGGGACTCTCCTGGGCATCTGCTTGGTTGGGATCCACATCTGTAAGAGGGAGCAGGAGCCTCAGAATGGAACGAATCTCCTCCGTTACCTTGGGAAGTAGGTTGCGTCAGAGGATAACAAAAGGATTCGTCAATTCATGGTCTTTTGTGTTCAAGTATTGTACCCCAGCCATTACTACAGAAATACCACAGGTTGTGTAATTCCCATGTCTGTATGAAACGCAT
The window above is part of the Denticeps clupeoides chromosome 6, fDenClu1.1, whole genome shotgun sequence genome. Proteins encoded here:
- the abhd11 gene encoding sn-1-specific diacylglycerol lipase ABHD11 isoform X1, which produces MSAVCRLWSRRAAPVSVAGARSFCLGLVRMNRASNDRSATGGSASPVNLTYDVFDGKGEKTPLVFLHGLFGCKSNFHSIAKSLVQRTGRKVLTVDARNHGNSPHSPILTYEAMTNDLQHLLSQLRIGKCVLIGHSMGGKVAMTTALLQPNIVERLVVVDISPAHTSVHTNFHTYIRALKEVKVTGNLPRSTARRLAEDQLRKHIKEHTVRQFLLTNLVEQNGDYAWRVNLEAISNHMEDILNFPEFNQCYNGPTLFLGGNNSDYITSEDYPEIQRLFPNADIQYIPDASHWIHADKPLDFISSIITFLQS
- the abhd11 gene encoding sn-1-specific diacylglycerol lipase ABHD11 isoform X2; the encoded protein is MAKGRRRRWSSSMASLAANPTFTPSPSLWFRGRAGSQVLTVDARNHGNSPHSPILTYEAMTNDLQHLLSQLRIGKCVLIGHSMGGKVAMTTALLQPNIVERLVVVDISPAHTSVHTNFHTYIRALKEVKVTGNLPRSTARRLAEDQLRKHIKEHTVRQFLLTNLVEQNGDYAWRVNLEAISNHMEDILNFPEFNQCYNGPTLFLGGNNSDYITSEDYPEIQRLFPNADIQYIPDASHWIHADKPLDFISSIITFLQS
- the bicdl2l gene encoding bicaudal-D-related protein 2-like yields the protein MEDTQDTDLLCVPERGSSTLSTLARFQQLSVGKENTTVLQGPVEVEHAEKEVDTVGDLVSEQLGAGENMAGPASLHDLPDLLWSGSPLRRRVSSPVCNTLKEVRREVELSRRRSLKLKAQVERLQGQDGPGWSQHKEQVTEEIRSILRLLLPLTDVDPNQADAQESPMDAVLSQLRNVARALALDHTKQAERTDGGSAVLQQALRDRDEALAKKSAMEAELLRSKTEMMSLNNQLLEAVQHRLELSLELEAWKEDVQLILQQQILSQQQEEQNQKKSSRFLTFKRGNKTPPKASPSQSPVPITPVAQRWREKLRRGRANQLGDIPSQADHRASQVAAGESGENTFQTISLE